The Hermetia illucens chromosome 2, iHerIll2.2.curated.20191125, whole genome shotgun sequence genomic interval GTTGGCTATCCCAGAATACATTGCAAGACTTTCAGAGCGAAACTCatgttcctttagattttatgagggCAGAACTTAGCGATTATTGACTACAGGCTTGGGCTCGAAGGCCCAGGAAACGGCCGTTCTATGCCCTTACCTAATCTGGTGGCACTATGTAAATAGCGTGTTTATAATTACCTGGAGTCCGTAGTTTGGGCaagtgcatttgtatttgttgtaccTATATTTTGTTCATAATTAAGAGtgataaatgtcttcatatccgaaagggATTTTTCCAAACGTGATTTTCTCGAAATgacgtttttcacatttgcgggaGTTCTAACttaaagaataataaaattagCAAGAATATGAACTAACATTAGGGACAATATCGTATTTTTAAGGGTGCTTTTTTGCAttacttaaaaaaaagttttctaaTAGCTTGAAAAAGCTTTTTggcttcagataaaaattggagtcgctatacgtcccgcagttggagaactctagttatGACCGTCATCGGAATAATGTCCCGTAACTTTTTTACTTTCCCCCCAAAACATGAGTGCTTTATATCTCCAAACTCTTAGAAAGTGTTGAAATAGTTTGGTTCGAATGCTGTTTCCTGCGCAATTAGATAAGTAAAGTAGAATCCATGCTTCCTTGTATGCATAGTGAGGGAAAGTAATTTACTCTCGGAAATGCACTCACTTCAAACAACTTCGGATTTCCATTCATATTCGGCTTCCGGAACCCCTACACTGCATGTCGACGTATCGCTATTCTCGTGCCAACTTGGTGAGTTCAAATTGTCAGGTGCTTGCGGCGAATCGTCCAAACAGCTGTTTGTAGTCAACATTAGGAAGTAAAGTGACAGGCGTTCCGTCCTTGCAgtttgtttttactttttttagcgATGGTCAGGTCCTAAGTTTACATCAAAGATGGGCATGTGTTCTTCGTGTTTCAAGGGCTCAACTGACGAAGTCAGCATCGTGAATCCGCCCGCTGTAGGTTCAGAATATTACTTTGTCCTCCTGCATTTATGCTTCCCTTCCAATTCTTTTCGATGCAGGAAATGCGCCGTAAATTACAACAGGAGGCTGCCGAACGCCGCCGCCTGGAAAATGAGAATCGTGGCATCAAAGACCCCGATAAGGTGCGTCGTCAGCAGTTGCGTGCGGAAGAGGTGGAACGCCGCGAGGAAGAAGCTTGGCGTAGCGGCGGCGGCCAACCAAATCTCAGGGTAAGGAAATGGTTCTCTCGGGGAACGCTCAATAATTCCTGCCTTTCTCGTTTCAGTGGCAAACAACTTAACTGCCAGGAATTTCTTGTTACAGGTGTAAGATTTGTAAAGTGTATTTGGAATGTTTTATTAATATATTTCTAATTATGTGCGGGTAACACGCAGTTTCATTAGCACCGCCGAAGGTGGTCACTCGAGTCGTGGCAGCGTAATTAATGTAATTAGCATAGCCGCCGCCTGCTGAAATCCTTCGTAAGTCGCCTAAAATTGCTTATTCACTTGTGTCACCAGGACGTTGGTTCGGGTTTAGGGTAAATGATACTGGTTCGAGTAGTAATTAGAGTATCCATTCCAATTGTGCCTCACTTCATGTcataaaactaaaaatatacagatataaacaagtgtCAGATGGCAGAGTGTCAAAAGTAGTTGAAGCGTAGTTGGTTGTGCTTAGTTTGCTTTGTTTGTGGAGTTGTAGTTTTATAAACGTTTGCAGCAATACGTAACATCGCTTCAAGATGGGGAAAGGATTCAATAATTACATGTGCAAGAAATTCTTCCATCCTGCGTCGCGTGATAATCTGAAGCGAGTATGGATGGCGGAGCAGCAAGCGGATGCGTACAAAAAGAAGCAGGAGGAGCTCCGCGCTCAATACGAGAAGGAGCAGGATTTGTACGAGAACAAGGCTATGCTGAGTAAGGAAAGCAAGGACAAGCTGAGCATAAATTTTATGTACGAGCCTCCGCCTGGTGTGCGCAGGGAACGTGAGAAGGAAGACAATGGGCCGGAATACAAGTTCGAGTGGCAACGAAAATACAACGCCCCGAGGGAAAGCTACTGCAAAGGCGACACAGAAATTCGGGACCAACCGTTTGGAATCCAAGTTCGCAACGTTCGTTGCATTAAGTGCCACAAATGGGGTCACATCAACACCGACAAAGAGTGCACCATGTACAGCATTTCAATGAGTGAAGCGCGGAAAATACACTCTGAGGCGGAAGCGAACGTGATCATGTCAAAGGGAGTCCTCGAGGAGCAGCTGAAGGAAGACGGCTTGGCCATGCGCAAGAGTGCAATGACTCTGCAGAGTTTACAGTCATCACACCATCAACTGGTTCCAAGTGACGAAGAAGAAGAACGGCAGCCCGAGACGGAGTTTCTGAAGTCTCTTAcgaaggagcagaagaagaagctCCTGAAGAAATTGGAGAAATTagaaaagcaaaagaagaaaaacaaaaaggataaaaagaagaaaaaggaaaaagagcgGGACAGGGATCGTGAAAAGCATAGGCGCCATTGAGTGTCTCTCGCCAACACATATTTCCAAGGAGCTTCTACTCCTAGAAGAGGCCCCTGCAATGAAATCGGTTATCCACATCCAAAAACCACTTCACCGTGGCCGTAACTGCCGCCTTTGTTTGTTCCAAcctcattatttttttaagtatttgTAAATGTAACGAAATTAATGGAGTTTTTTAGAATCGTATggtgaaaataaaaaactagAATCGATTCACGTGTTTCAGTTAATACGCTTCATGTTTTTAACACATTGTGGGATTGCTACAAATGAACATTATTTGGGAGGCGTTCCTTTGTCTGCTTGGTGTAAACCATGGCTAAATCAGCCTCTCGACCTCGGGTGTTTTTGCCGTTctgctgctgtaggcttacaTCTTTCACTGCCTTTTTAAAGGTTTGTGgagaagaaaaccttattagaatcgatgcgATGTGCGTCTGTCGGTCAAacaagatttactcgaaaacgactAAAGCAATCCCGTGAATTCTTCGCTTTCTAAGAAGTATAtgacatatcaaggaatattttgaattgaagaaaaatggaaaCGTGAATAGGAAACTTCTCCCAAAACTTTTACACCGGAGGCTTCCAGCATgccgtattccgacttgttttatcttgGTGGAAAACTTACAAAGGCGTTGCTGTGTACGtagcagcagtgtgtgggaaaCTTCCCATTTTCTCCTTGTTCCTTACCCGAAGGGCCGCCACAAAGCCTTCATTCGTGGGGAGAACTGCACTTCAAGTGACCAAACCGCCCCCGCCTGAATCTTTTTTATTGTGGAGTTCACCTCTGAATTCAGTATTTTCCTCACGATGTTCTAAGGGCTTATGCTGATTTCCGAAAAGTCTTCTAGACTTCTCCTTTTTGAGTAGAATCATGCTCCGGGTTCTCAGCTgtacaaccacattcaggacaaagaGAAGAATCATCTAAACGGAATCGGTGCAAATACTGCCAAAGGAAAATTGCTTGCTAATCGCTATAAAGCAGACCATTCTCcttgccaatgtggtactcacacaTTTCAcatttccccaccgtgtcccaCAAAAAGTGGATACATTTGCTATATTTGCGACCACCGTGTTGAATGCCCCTAATGTTAGTAGTTAGGCTTCCTCAATCCACAGAacatgcgttgaaatcacccgatGTGGGGGGAGGGTGTCGACTGCTTCTGATTTGCCAGTGTAATGCAGTGCATGAGaatttatttcgttatttttcttttgcatgAATATAAGTATTAATATGAATTAactttctttaatttgaggactccctTCTTCTCGCCTCCTCCTTAGTCTCGCAAAGCTCTTGCAATAAGAGGCATCCTTTGGTAGAATGGCCTGAAGATGTCAAAAATCGCGGCAGTCAGGCTTGgaattttacggctccacgcgcggtcGTCCcggtttcattttattttttttcaggt includes:
- the LOC119648986 gene encoding uncharacterized protein LOC119648986, with product MGMCSSCFKGSTDEVSIVNPPAEMRRKLQQEAAERRRLENENRGIKDPDKVRRQQLRAEEVERREEEAWRSGGGQPNLRWQTT
- the LOC119648985 gene encoding corepressor interacting with RBPJ 1, translating into MGKGFNNYMCKKFFHPASRDNLKRVWMAEQQADAYKKKQEELRAQYEKEQDLYENKAMLSKESKDKLSINFMYEPPPGVRREREKEDNGPEYKFEWQRKYNAPRESYCKGDTEIRDQPFGIQVRNVRCIKCHKWGHINTDKECTMYSISMSEARKIHSEAEANVIMSKGVLEEQLKEDGLAMRKSAMTLQSLQSSHHQLVPSDEEEERQPETEFLKSLTKEQKKKLLKKLEKLEKQKKKNKKDKKKKKEKERDRDREKHRRH